From Kogia breviceps isolate mKogBre1 chromosome 2, mKogBre1 haplotype 1, whole genome shotgun sequence, one genomic window encodes:
- the AS3MT gene encoding LOW QUALITY PROTEIN: arsenite methyltransferase (The sequence of the model RefSeq protein was modified relative to this genomic sequence to represent the inferred CDS: deleted 1 base in 1 codon; substituted 1 base at 1 genomic stop codon), with translation MVLCTEPKICLSGPSWNCQTSSSQGGMCGEPEREVRTRGGTAQVGSCPGAGPRERRAAGALGPESRLLATQVLESGGRGDMATSREVEIRKDVXIYYRQVLKKSADLQTNVCVTAARPVPRHIREAPQNVNEEVSLRYYGCGLVIPECLENCWIVDLGSGSGPDCYALSQLVGEKGHVTRIDVTEGQVEVANKYIEYHMGKYGFQAPNVTFIHGYIEKLGEAGIKNESYRASLVVSNCVINLVPDKQQVLREVHRVLKHGGELYFSDVYASLELPEEVRTHKVLRGECLGGALYWKDLAILAPKIGFCPPCLATANFITVQNKELENMIGDFRFVSATFRLFKLPKTGPTKRCQVIYNGGITGHEKELIFDANFTFKDIITDPFKLAEGSDNAKSRSLPAAASGC, from the exons ATGGTTTTGTGTACTGAACCAAAAATCTGCCTTTCTGGACCATCCTGGAATTGTCAGACCAGTAGCTCCCAAGGTGGGATGTGTGGAG AGCCGGAGCGCGAGGTGAGGACTCGTGGTGGGACTGCGCAGGTGGGTTCCTgcccgggggcggggcctcgggaGCGCCGGGCCGCCGGGGCCCTGGGCCCGGAGAGCCGGCTGCTGGCGACCCAAGTCCTGGAGTCCGGAGGCCGAGGAGACA TGGCCACCAGCCGCGAGGTTGAGATCCGGAAGGACGTGTAG ATCTACTACCGGCAGGTCCTGAAGAAATCAGCAGACCTCCAGACC AATGTGTGTGTCACTGCAGCCAGGCCAGTCCCCAGGCACATCCGGGAAGCCCCGCAGAATGTAAATGAGGAAGTATCCTTGAG ATATTATGGCTGTGGTCTGGTCATCCCTGAGTGTCTGGAAAACTGCTGGATTGTGGACCTGGGGAGTGGAAGTGGCCCAGACTGCTATGCACTTAGTCAGCTGGTTGGTGAGAAGGGACATGTCACCAGAATAGACGTGACAGAAGGTCAG gtAGAAGTGGCTAACAAGTACATTGAATATCACATGGGAAAATATGGCTTCCAGGCACCCAATGTGACTTTTATTCATGGCTACATAGAGAAGTTAGGAGAGGCTGGAATTAAGAATGAGagttatcgggcttccctggtggt ATCCAATTGTGTCATTAACCTTGTACCTGATAAACAGCAAGTGCTGCGGGAGGTACATCGAGTGTTAAAg CACGGTGGGGAGCTATATTTCAGTGACGTCTATGCTAGCCTTGAGTTGCCAGAAGAAGTCAGGACACACAAAGTTTTAAGGG gtgAGTGCCTGGGTGGTGCTTTGTATTGGAAAGACCTTGCTATCCTTGCCCCAAAAATTGGGTTCTGCCCTCCATGTTTGGCCACTGCCAATTTCATTACAGTTCaaaacaaggaactagaaaacatGATCG GTGACTTCCGTTTTGTTTCTGCAACATTTCGCCTTTTCAAACTCCCTAAGACAGGACCAACCAAAAGATGCCAAGTTATTTACAATGGAGGAATCACAGGACACGAAAAAGAACTAATATTTGATGCAaatttcacatttaag
- the BORCS7 gene encoding BLOC-1-related complex subunit 7 produces MATGTPDSQARFGQSVKGLLTEKVNTCGTDVIALTKQVLKGSRSSELLGQAARNMVLQEDAILHSEDSLRKMAIITTHLQYQQEAIQKNVEQSSNLQDQLNHLLK; encoded by the exons ATGGCGACTGGGACCCCAGATTCCCAAGCACGATTCGGTCAGTCTGTGAAGGGGCTTCTCACGGAGAAAGTGAACACCTGTGGTACTGACGTGATCGCGCTCACCAAGCAGGTGCTGAAGGGCTCCCGGAGCTCCGAG ctGCTAGGTCAGGCCGCTCGAAACATGGTACTACAGGAAGATGCCATCTTACACTCAGAAGAT agtttaagaaaaatggcaataataacgACACATCTTCAATACCA GCAAGAAGCTATTCAGAAGAA TGTTGAGCAGTCATCAAATCTACAGGACCAGTTAAATCATCTGTTGAAGTAG